A part of Perca fluviatilis chromosome 15, GENO_Pfluv_1.0, whole genome shotgun sequence genomic DNA contains:
- the LOC120575422 gene encoding uncharacterized protein LOC120575422, with product MKCTYYSQRKAINSGSDMQTIIEEWPFLFQAIGMTVHFEELTGVPLKETFLTSLEKKGKRLLDFLKNTCADKSKRVLEAVIKLRMQRGQLKGCSEDVKDMMLLLLSYFDEKEETLFHYVDETCLAKEVHVESLPVTPCIIVCGSSCFASRLFMLSIDHKVVNDQITDFISAICLMLGSYYCLNIHYPLELGSTLEFLQRCFFNINPEKGTKVEKTKKKTLHVNPRVLTLIADLSDHEWRETV from the exons ATGAAATGCACTTACTACTCTCAGCGCAAAGCAATAAATAGCGGATCAGACATGCAAACCATCATAGAAGAGTGGCCTTTTTTGTTTCAGGCGATTGGAATGACAGTCCACTTTGAAGAACTTACTGGGGTACCGCTGAAAGAGACTTTTCTCACCAGTCTGGAAAAGAAGGGAAAACGGCTTCTGGactttctgaaaaacacttGTGCAGACAAGAGCAAGCGTGTCTTGGAGGCTGTCATAAAGCTTCGAATGCAGAGGGGACAGCTGAAGGGCTGCTCAGAAGACGTGAAAGATATGAtgctcctccttctctcctatTTCGATGAAAAAGAGGAGACCCTCTTCCACTATGTTGATGAAACATGTCTGGCAAAAGAAGTCCATGTGGAAAGCCTGCCTGTGACACCATGTATCATTGTTTGTG GATCCTCCTGCTTTGCATCGAGACTGTTCATGCTCAGCATTGACCACAAAGTCGTGAATGACCAAATAACTGACTTCATCTCTGCAATCTGTCTGATGCTTGGTAGCTACTACTGCCTGAACATCCACTATCCACTGGAACTTGGCTCCACACTTGAATTCCTTCAGAG GTGTTTCTTCAACATTAACCCAGAGAAGGgaacaaaagttgaaaaaactAAGAAGAAGACACTGCATGTGAACCCAAGAGTACTCACCCTCATCGCCGATCTCTCTGATCACGAGTGGCGAGAGACCGTTTAA
- the LOC120575421 gene encoding uncharacterized protein LOC120575421, which produces MEMSPEFCDLFLRNVSQFYLKLQGQFLLPASTIQNIVEEMQNIHELGQTYILGKLASLLKDDTSLSEEDINKVCESVKSYDLFSACHTGPLRTVYSRAQTFKKAFNYVEPKKIFLGRDENRKDRFAYYVPLRETLRCLLESDLWQKSEEPSTEPPADVLCDISDSKLFKSNDFFGQNPSCLKLVLYQDAFEVVNPLGSARTKHKVLAVYASVANLPLHVRSDTDHMSLVLLCREKDFKEFGHANVFSELLTDLKELEDSGIVASDETRVKGTLFCIAGDNLGSHCIGGFTENFSSSKYFCRYCLITKSEFQGADPNLCGPERTKENYNSAVDRLQIDNTPDVEGVKFRHLGNGGQHKKFHY; this is translated from the exons ATGGAAATGTCCCCTGAATTCTGTGATCTTTTTCTGAGAAACGTTTCACAATTCTACTTAAAATTGCAGGGTCAGTTTCTACTGCCTGCTTCAACCATACAGAACATTGTGGAGGAAATGCAGAACATACATGAGTTGGGACAGACATACATTTTGGGTAAACTTGCATCACTATTAAAAGATGACACATCATTATCAGAGGAGGACATCAACAAAGTCTGCGAGTCTGTCAAAAGCTATGATCTGTTTTCTGCATGTCATACCGGGCCATTGAGGACAGTGTACTCCAGAGCTCAGACCTTTAAAAAAGCCTTCAACTATGTGGAaccaaagaaaatatttttaggGAGAGATGAAAACAGAAAAGATAGGTTTGCCTATTATGTGCCTTTAAGAGAGACTTTGAGATGTCTGCTAGAGTCTGATCTGTGGCAGAAATCAGAAGAGCCCTCTACTGAGCCTCCTGCTGATGTTCTGTGTGACATAAGTGATAGTAAGCTGTTTAAATCAAATGATTTTTTTGGTCAAAACCCATCATGCCTCAAGCTAGTACTCTACCAGGATGCCTTTGAAGTCGTTAACCCTTTAGGCTCTGCAAGGACAAAACACAAGGTATTAGCTGTATATGCATCAGTGGCAAACTTGCCACTTCATGTACGCTCAGACACAGACCACATGTCTCTTGTCTTACTGTGCAGGGAGAAAGATTTTAAAGAGTTTGGTCATGCTAATGTGTTCTCTGAATTACTAACAGACTTGAAAGAATTGGAGGACAGTGGGATTGTTGCATCAGATGAAACTAGAGTCAAAGGAACTTTGTTTTGCATCGCTGGTGATAATCTGGGTTCTCACTGTATTGGTGGCTTCACTGAAAATTTTAGTTCTTCAAAGTACTTCTGCAGGTACTGCCTGATAACGAAATCTGAATTTCAGGGTGCTGACCCAAATCTGTGTGGACCAGAACGTACCAAAGAGAACTACAACTCTGCTGTTGATCGCCTCCAGATTGACAATACACCAGACGTCGAAGGAGTGAagttcag ACATCTCGGAAATGGGGGACAGCATAAGAAGTTCCATTACTAA